DNA sequence from the Methanolobus psychrophilus R15 genome:
GCATTTTAAACATCACAATAACATCAGCTTCAGGCCTGCCGCCTGAAGCTGTTCTGTTCTTGTACATTGATTCCAGAATTGGACGAAACGGTTTCCAATCAATAAGTGATTCTATTTCTGCAAGCTTGTCTCCAACGGATTGAAGGCGTTTATAGCCTTAATGCCAAATTTTGGCGGAGGTAGGAAATCCAAACTTACTGATGAACAAAAAAAGGAATTAAGAGCTTTGTTGGAAAATAAGGATTACTGGACTACAAGAGAAGTCTGGAAGTTAATAAAGGAAAAATATGGCGTAGAATATTCAGAGAAACAAGTAGGAGTTATACTTCACAGTTTTAACATGTATCACTCAAAGCCATATCCCCTTGACTACAGAAGACCTAAAAACGCTGAAGAGATCTTAAAAAAAACTAACCGAAGCAATTCCAAAACATATTGGTCAAGATGAGCAGTATATCATAGGTTTTCTGGATGAATCTTCACCACAAACAAAAGCAAACACGCAAAGATTATGGTCATTTAAAAAACCGTTGATAATAAAAAATACGGATTACGTTAAAGCAAATGCATTTGCGTTTTATTCGATCAACGGGAACAGTATCATTGATTTTATGAAAAGCTCAAAAACAGAAGATGTGTGTGAATTCCTGGAAAAAATTGTAGAGCAAAACCCAGGGAAAAGAATAATTCTTGTTCTCGATAATGCAAGATCGCATCATGCAAAGAAAACGATAAGTAAAGCGAGAGATTTAAAAATAACACTTGTGTTCCTACCACCTTATTCACCTGATCTAAATCCAGTAGAATTTGTCTGGAAAACAATCAAAAGAGAAGTGTCAGTCAAATTTGTCAGATCAAAAGAACATTTGAGGGATATTATCAAAATGGAATTTATGAGGGTAGAGAGCTCATTATCGTTTGCAAAAAAATGGATAGAAACATTTAATGCACAAATAAAAAGTGTGATTTGTTGAGTTAGGGACTATAGTAACTATTTTGCGGGAAACACATATCTACCGTATCACGGACTTCCCGGAGCCATGCCTCTCTTTGCTCCTGAGTGCTCCCGGCTATCGTCCTGAACATCCTGCGGCTGTAGTTCCTCACGCCGCAGAAATCAAAGATGCAGTCCCTCCATATCTTCTCGAGCGGGTCCCCGAAGACAGTGTTCTCCCTTTCCTCGAGAGTGTTGGAGGTATTGAACACGATAGCTGCTTTTGCCTTTAACAGACCTATCGGAAGGCCGGAGCCATCATCATTTTCATCGAACCTGTATGCCACCTTTTCCCGGAGTACCCGGTCCACCCAGCCCTTAAGGATAGCCGGAGGCTGTCCCCACCAGTTCGGATGGATGATGATTATGCCATCGGCGTCCCTGATCTCTGAGCAGTGGGTCCGGACGAGTACATCCTCCGACCTGTCTGTGATAAGTTCCTCACCCCGGATAACAGGATCAAAATCCTCCATGTACAGATCATGGAAACGGACATCATGCCCGTTCTCATTTAGAGTATCAACTACCGCAGATGCAATAGCGTGATTGAGGCTTTTATCATAGGGATGACCCAGTATAACAGAGATCTTCATGACAGGACCACCCTGCAAAACCACAAACAGCCCGGGCGCTTACATATGAATGTCATGTGTGAACTGTCCTCTTACACCAGATAATCCATAACAGCCCGCTCTTCCCGGATTTTTGCCACAAATTCAGCAACTTTGAGATGGTCCGGATGGTCCTGGTAAACGGACAATGCCGCTTCGTCCCTGAACTCGGAGTAGAGCGCAATATCGTATGCAGCATCCGTAGGAGCTACGTTGGAAGCAACTTCCAGGAACTGTATCTCGGGGATCTTATCCTTCAGGGCTTCAAGCATCCCTTTCATTATAATTGCATTCTCGTCCCGGGTCTTTCCTTCTGCATGATCTTTGAGTTTCCACATAACGATATGTTTTAGCATGATATCTTCCTTTTCCGGGACAGTGCTTTAGTACCGCAGGTTTGTTTTGGCATCCCGGCATTCATCTTTGAACTGTAAGTGCAGTATATGTAAAAAAAGATATGCATCCACACCGATGAGCGAAACTCCGAGAGGATAAGAGAGACAAATAAGTAGAGGAGACAGGCAGGCAAGGGAGACAAACAAGTAGGGGAGACAAATAGATAGAAGGGATTGATCACAAATGTGATAGCTCGATGGATAGCCTCGCAATCTTTGATATATGGTTCCTTATACTGCAATAACTGTCAAGCATCAGCTCCGTGCGGGAAATTGTCACCATGTCAGCACCTTCCCTGAAGGCTCCTATCACGGATTCCAACTCCATGCCCCTGTAGATTATATTGTTTGCAAGTTCGCTGTCAGCGAGTTTGAACGATTCGAACGCATCCCTGAACATATCCCGGAGTATCTGGCACAATTCAGTCATCTGTGAAGAAAACTCCGGTGTGATGTTACCATTCTCAAAATGAGAGACTATCTTTGTGATATGGTTGCCTATGCGGTCGATATCCTCCGTAGCAAGCCTGTAGTAAAATGCCTGGGTAAGATTAAGATCATCCTTTACCGAGACATTCTTCACATTCATCTTCCCGATGTACATCCGCGATACCAGGAAATAGGTG
Encoded proteins:
- a CDS encoding transposase, whose translation is MIIKNTDYVKANAFAFYSINGNSIIDFMKSSKTEDVCEFLEKIVEQNPGKRIILVLDNARSHHAKKTISKARDLKITLVFLPPYSPDLNPVEFVWKTIKREVSVKFVRSKEHLRDIIKMEFMRVESSLSFAKKWIETFNAQIKSVIC
- a CDS encoding quinone family NAD(P)H dehydrogenase; this encodes MKISVILGHPYDKSLNHAIASAVVDTLNENGHDVRFHDLYMEDFDPVIRGEELITDRSEDVLVRTHCSEIRDADGIIIIHPNWWGQPPAILKGWVDRVLREKVAYRFDENDDGSGLPIGLLKAKAAIVFNTSNTLEERENTVFGDPLEKIWRDCIFDFCGVRNYSRRMFRTIAGSTQEQREAWLREVRDTVDMCFPQNSYYSP
- a CDS encoding stress responsive A/B barrel domain protein, which gives rise to MLKHIVMWKLKDHAEGKTRDENAIIMKGMLEALKDKIPEIQFLEVASNVAPTDAAYDIALYSEFRDEAALSVYQDHPDHLKVAEFVAKIREERAVMDYLV
- a CDS encoding ISA1083-1 transposase, whose protein sequence is MPNFGGGRKSKLTDEQKKELRALLENKDYWTTREVWKLIKEKYGVEYSEKQVGVILHSFNMYHSKPYPLDYRRPKNAEEILKKTNRSNSKTYWSR